One Candidatus Sulfotelmatobacter sp. DNA segment encodes these proteins:
- a CDS encoding peroxiredoxin family protein — protein sequence MKRIRCAGMLVPAIALATAAFAQPDARQTGKQPPPATTSASGAPQYHARASGQVSIGELAPDFELDGSNGKPVKLSSQRGRWVLLVFGDRKESLLALREVYPSLDSAGVELVGVCAEKAYILVDYAKKSGLPYLMLADVSREISELYGLYDAEARTVVPGYLILDPDGNIRMTLLGQRLPAADLARLAIYVSTRT from the coding sequence ATGAAGCGGATTCGCTGCGCAGGGATGCTCGTGCCGGCAATCGCTCTGGCCACGGCGGCGTTTGCCCAGCCCGACGCCCGGCAAACGGGGAAACAGCCGCCGCCCGCCACGACCTCGGCGTCTGGGGCGCCCCAGTATCACGCGCGCGCCAGCGGCCAGGTTTCGATTGGAGAGCTGGCGCCTGACTTCGAGCTCGACGGCTCGAATGGAAAACCGGTCAAGCTCTCGTCGCAGCGCGGGCGCTGGGTGCTGCTGGTATTCGGCGATCGCAAGGAATCGTTGCTCGCCCTGCGCGAGGTCTATCCGTCGCTCGATTCCGCCGGTGTCGAGCTGGTGGGCGTGTGCGCCGAGAAGGCTTACATCCTGGTCGACTACGCGAAGAAGTCGGGGCTCCCCTACCTGATGCTCGCCGACGTCTCGCGTGAGATCTCCGAGCTCTACGGGCTCTACGACGCCGAGGCGCGCACGGTGGTGCCCGGGTATCTGATTCTCGATCCGGACGGGAACATCCGCATGACGCTGCTCGGGCAGCGCTTGCCGGCCGCCGATCTTGCGCGGCTCGCCATCTACGTGTCGACGCGCACCTGA
- a CDS encoding YifB family Mg chelatase-like AAA ATPase, with translation MLSRVRTGAMWGIEGFAVDCEVDVGPGLPAFLLVGLPDATAREARERVWPALRNAGFLIPDRRVTVNLAPAERRKEGASADLAVALGVLVATSQAPSLRLDRTSVIGELALDASLRPVRGTLSLAEAAWRAGATRLLCAREAAPEAALVEGLSVHGVRTLGEAVDWLRGANVEPLSAAEPDRAFDAGPDLSDVRGQAVARRALEIAAAGAHALLMVGPPGSGKSMLAKRLPGILPELSSEEALVVTRLHSGAGLRAPGRGLVRERPFRAPHHSVSRAGLVGGGSPPRPGELSLAHHGVLFLDEFSQYPRHLMDALREPLENGEIVIGRAAGTARFPARAQLVAAMNPCACGWLGHPKRGCQCSPADLARYAARLSGPVLDRLDLQIEVPALTSRELLRAATGEPSAEVRRRVEAARERQLARGSLNATLPSARLREVCALDSAGERLTVDAVDRGGMSARGVHRAWRVARTIADLEGEERVSALRLGEALQYRAYEARRFAHRG, from the coding sequence ATGCTCAGCCGAGTCCGCACCGGAGCGATGTGGGGAATTGAAGGGTTCGCGGTGGATTGCGAGGTGGACGTGGGGCCGGGGCTGCCGGCCTTCCTGCTGGTGGGACTCCCGGACGCCACCGCCCGCGAAGCGCGCGAGCGCGTCTGGCCGGCGCTGCGAAACGCGGGCTTCCTGATTCCCGATCGCCGTGTGACCGTCAATCTCGCGCCCGCCGAGCGCCGCAAAGAAGGCGCCTCGGCCGACCTGGCGGTCGCCCTCGGCGTGCTGGTGGCGACCAGCCAGGCGCCGTCGCTACGCCTCGACCGCACCAGCGTGATCGGCGAGCTGGCGCTCGACGCCTCGCTGCGGCCGGTGCGCGGCACGCTGTCGCTGGCCGAGGCGGCGTGGCGCGCGGGCGCGACTCGGCTCCTGTGCGCGCGCGAGGCCGCGCCGGAGGCGGCGCTGGTCGAGGGCTTGAGCGTCCACGGCGTGCGCACTCTTGGCGAGGCCGTGGACTGGTTGCGCGGGGCGAACGTCGAGCCGCTTTCGGCCGCCGAGCCTGATCGCGCGTTCGACGCCGGACCCGACCTGTCCGACGTGCGCGGTCAGGCCGTGGCGCGCCGCGCGCTCGAGATCGCCGCGGCCGGAGCGCACGCGCTGCTCATGGTGGGACCGCCGGGCAGCGGCAAGTCCATGCTCGCGAAACGCCTGCCCGGCATCCTCCCCGAGCTGTCGAGCGAAGAGGCACTGGTGGTGACGCGGCTCCACTCCGGCGCCGGTCTCAGGGCGCCGGGGCGCGGTCTGGTGCGCGAGCGGCCATTCCGCGCCCCGCATCATTCGGTGTCGCGCGCCGGTCTGGTGGGTGGCGGTTCGCCGCCGCGGCCCGGCGAACTGTCGCTCGCGCACCACGGCGTGTTGTTTCTCGACGAGTTCTCTCAGTACCCGCGCCACCTGATGGACGCGCTGCGCGAACCGCTCGAGAACGGCGAGATCGTGATCGGCCGCGCGGCCGGCACCGCGCGGTTTCCGGCGCGCGCGCAGCTGGTAGCGGCGATGAATCCCTGCGCCTGCGGCTGGCTCGGGCACCCGAAGCGTGGCTGTCAATGCTCGCCGGCCGACCTCGCGCGTTACGCTGCGCGCCTCTCCGGCCCGGTGCTCGACCGGCTCGATCTCCAGATCGAGGTGCCGGCGCTCACCTCGCGCGAGCTGCTGCGCGCGGCGACCGGCGAGCCGTCGGCCGAAGTGAGGCGACGGGTCGAGGCCGCGCGCGAGCGGCAGCTCGCGCGCGGGAGTCTCAACGCGACGCTGCCGAGCGCGCGGCTGCGCGAGGTCTGCGCGCTCGATTCCGCCGGCGAACGGCTGACGGTCGACGCGGTGGATCGCGGCGGCATGTCGGCGCGCGGGGTGCATCGCGCCTGGCGCGTGGCGCGCACGATCGCCGATCTCGAGGGCGAGGAGCGGGTGAGCGCGCTGCGGCTGGGCGAGGCGCTGCAGTACCGGGCCTACGAGGCGCGGAGATTCGCGCATCGCGGATGA
- a CDS encoding redoxin domain-containing protein, with translation MKPAGFVLVALLGAFNGGDGIERASPLPFDGHSSTTLSAIAPEPPNAPVQVGDRAPDFAWTSADNHSRRLSDVLEHAHALIVFAPTDAVLQSLESERESLADMGVVPVAILEGRNGAVAAHARRVGAHYLVIADNRHVIGSEFDLVDATTDRTEPCWFVVSRSGTVRGRWHEGDPTQGWTRIAASALALPLGEATRPASRAR, from the coding sequence ATGAAACCCGCGGGCTTCGTGCTGGTCGCGCTCCTCGGCGCCTTCAATGGCGGTGACGGGATCGAGCGCGCCAGCCCGTTACCCTTTGATGGCCATTCGTCCACGACGCTCAGCGCGATCGCTCCGGAACCTCCCAACGCGCCGGTGCAGGTCGGCGATCGGGCGCCGGATTTCGCGTGGACGTCCGCGGACAACCACTCGCGGCGCCTGAGCGACGTGCTCGAGCACGCGCACGCGCTGATCGTCTTCGCTCCCACCGACGCGGTGCTGCAGAGTCTCGAAAGCGAGCGCGAGTCGCTCGCCGACATGGGCGTGGTGCCGGTGGCGATTCTCGAAGGTCGCAACGGCGCGGTGGCGGCTCACGCGCGGCGCGTGGGCGCCCACTATCTGGTGATCGCCGATAATCGCCACGTGATCGGTTCGGAATTCGACCTGGTCGACGCGACCACCGATCGCACCGAGCCCTGCTGGTTCGTGGTGAGCCGCAGCGGCACGGTTCGGGGCCGCTGGCACGAAGGCGATCCGACTCAGGGCTGGACGCGGATCGCGGCCTCGGCGCTGGCGCTGCCGCTCGGCGAGGCGACCCGCCCGGCCTCTCGCGCTCGCTGA
- a CDS encoding ATP-binding protein, producing MLFRFVVRHRQALAARVADKLAAALPRDDAKHEAEVWLRELVRALATRRSRPLRRCLASATERWTARGVAGAEARDALLIPFRPAELGALDGVSPVPPAQLARLNALGELAGGVAHDFNNILAAILGRTQLLLQQSGSVEIRGQLRVIEQAALDGAEAVRRVQEFTRVRQDADFETLDLNRILEDALELTRPVWEEGGRRRGAAITPAIELEARRTVAGNASELREVFTNLILNAVDAMPWGGDLRVTSRDEPASVVVRIADSGVGIPPESRPRIFDPFFTTKPGKGTGLGLSVAYGIVTRHSGAILVESEPHLGTEFTVRLPIGHGRPRPASEPVSGRPPELRVLVVDDEPVVLEVLADLLRALGQHVTTALGGPAGREAFTHGEFDLVVSDLGMPELNGWDLALAVKAVRPAVRVVLVTGWGTQLEAGAAEAHGVDRVISKPVTLDDLERALLNLAAGASNRRAA from the coding sequence TTGCTCTTCCGGTTCGTCGTGAGACATCGGCAGGCGCTCGCCGCTCGCGTTGCCGACAAGCTCGCCGCAGCCCTTCCGCGAGACGACGCGAAGCACGAAGCCGAAGTCTGGCTGCGCGAGCTGGTACGCGCGCTCGCCACGCGGCGATCGCGACCGCTTCGCCGCTGCCTGGCCAGCGCCACGGAGCGCTGGACGGCGCGTGGCGTCGCGGGCGCCGAAGCTCGTGACGCGCTGCTGATTCCCTTTCGGCCCGCCGAGCTCGGAGCGCTCGATGGGGTGTCGCCGGTCCCGCCCGCGCAACTCGCGCGTCTGAACGCGCTGGGCGAGCTCGCGGGCGGAGTCGCGCACGACTTCAACAACATCCTCGCGGCGATTCTGGGCCGCACGCAGCTGTTGCTCCAGCAGTCGGGCTCGGTCGAGATCCGCGGCCAGCTGCGCGTGATCGAGCAGGCGGCGCTGGATGGCGCCGAAGCCGTGCGCCGGGTGCAGGAGTTCACGCGCGTTCGCCAGGACGCGGACTTCGAGACCCTCGATCTCAATCGGATTCTCGAGGACGCGCTCGAACTGACGCGGCCGGTGTGGGAGGAGGGTGGCCGGCGCCGCGGCGCGGCGATCACACCGGCGATCGAGCTCGAGGCGCGCCGGACCGTGGCCGGCAACGCTTCCGAGCTGCGCGAGGTGTTCACGAACCTGATCCTGAACGCGGTGGACGCGATGCCGTGGGGTGGCGACTTGCGCGTGACCAGCCGCGACGAACCGGCGAGCGTGGTGGTGCGGATCGCCGATTCGGGCGTTGGGATTCCGCCCGAATCACGACCGCGAATCTTCGATCCATTCTTCACCACCAAACCCGGCAAGGGCACCGGCCTCGGGCTTTCGGTGGCCTATGGCATCGTCACCCGCCACAGCGGCGCGATACTCGTCGAGAGCGAGCCGCATCTCGGCACCGAATTCACGGTGCGACTGCCGATCGGTCACGGTCGGCCGCGGCCTGCGAGCGAACCCGTTTCGGGCCGGCCGCCCGAGCTGCGCGTGCTGGTGGTGGACGACGAGCCGGTGGTGCTCGAGGTGCTCGCCGATCTGCTGCGCGCGCTCGGACAGCACGTCACGACGGCGCTGGGCGGACCGGCCGGCCGTGAGGCGTTCACGCATGGCGAGTTCGACCTGGTGGTCTCGGATCTCGGCATGCCCGAGCTGAACGGCTGGGATCTGGCGCTGGCGGTCAAAGCCGTACGTCCCGCGGTGCGTGTGGTGCTGGTGACCGGCTGGGGCACTCAGCTCGAGGCCGGCGCCGCCGAGGCGCACGGCGTGGATCGCGTGATTTCGAAGCCGGTGACGCTCGACGATCTGGAGCGCGCGCTACTGAACCTCGCAGCCGGGGCCTCGAATCGACGCGCCGCCTGA
- a CDS encoding AarF/ABC1/UbiB kinase family protein, producing MTTLTVPGWFVRGPVVHRSRQIARVLTLHGLGTLADQLGLGRFAPVLRTGPPRAPLSQAERVRLALGELGATFIKLGQTLSTRADLLPPDFIEQLSMLQDAAPRVPIEAIRETIATDLGEVPERLFAKFDPAPIASASIGQVHAAELPNGAQVVVKVRRPGVRDEVERDLEILTGIARWVETQTALGRDYELMPIVEEFAFTIRNELDYRAEAQNADRLRRFLAGDARFRVPFVYWDWTTERVLTLERIEGVKILDLKTLEERGISRRLIAENAVSLFLRTALELGLFHADPHPGNFFVQPDGALGIVDFGMVGRLNPALRQHLMRAGAAAIQQDADSLVEELYALGVAGRNAQRHGFLRDIDHVITRYGGLSIREISATEVTNQLTAIAFRHKLQLPGELALLLRVLTMSEGVGLRLDPEFRSLEYATPFFKRQWLEAHSLKTTVRRLERAASDAAQLGAELPRRTERLLSRLERGELELNIRTEGLERLTNQFQHMTNRLALAVVLAASVVALGVALGVRRVPGLEHYLNWLFTLGFLFSLAFGVWLILSILRSNRR from the coding sequence ATGACAACCCTGACGGTTCCGGGTTGGTTCGTGCGCGGTCCGGTCGTGCACCGGTCGCGTCAGATCGCACGCGTGCTGACGCTGCACGGCCTCGGGACGCTGGCCGACCAGCTCGGCCTTGGTCGCTTCGCGCCGGTGCTCAGGACCGGGCCGCCGCGCGCGCCACTCAGCCAGGCGGAACGCGTGCGGCTCGCGCTCGGCGAGCTGGGCGCCACGTTCATCAAGCTCGGCCAGACGCTCAGCACGCGCGCCGACTTGCTGCCGCCGGATTTCATCGAGCAGCTCTCGATGCTGCAGGACGCGGCGCCTCGCGTTCCGATTGAAGCGATTCGCGAGACGATCGCAACCGACCTCGGCGAGGTTCCCGAGCGGCTATTCGCGAAGTTCGATCCGGCGCCGATCGCTTCGGCCTCGATCGGCCAGGTGCACGCGGCCGAGCTGCCGAACGGCGCGCAGGTGGTGGTGAAGGTCCGGCGGCCCGGGGTGCGGGACGAAGTGGAGCGCGATCTCGAGATCCTGACCGGCATCGCGCGCTGGGTGGAAACGCAGACCGCTCTCGGGCGCGACTACGAACTCATGCCGATCGTCGAGGAGTTCGCTTTCACGATCCGCAACGAACTCGACTACCGGGCCGAAGCGCAGAACGCCGACCGGCTGCGCCGCTTCCTGGCCGGCGACGCTCGGTTTCGGGTGCCCTTCGTCTACTGGGACTGGACCACGGAGCGCGTGCTCACCCTGGAGCGCATCGAGGGCGTGAAGATCCTTGATCTCAAGACGCTCGAAGAGCGCGGCATCTCGCGGCGCCTGATCGCCGAAAACGCGGTCAGCCTGTTCCTGCGCACCGCGCTCGAGCTCGGCCTGTTCCACGCCGATCCCCATCCGGGCAATTTCTTCGTTCAGCCCGACGGCGCGCTGGGAATCGTGGATTTCGGCATGGTAGGCCGGCTCAATCCGGCGCTCCGCCAGCATCTCATGCGCGCGGGCGCCGCCGCGATCCAGCAGGACGCCGACAGCCTGGTCGAGGAGCTCTACGCGCTCGGCGTCGCCGGTCGCAATGCGCAGCGTCACGGGTTCCTCCGCGACATCGATCACGTGATCACCCGATACGGCGGCCTTTCAATCCGAGAGATCAGCGCCACCGAGGTCACGAATCAGCTCACTGCGATCGCGTTCAGGCACAAGCTCCAGCTCCCCGGCGAGCTGGCGCTGCTCCTGCGCGTGCTGACGATGAGCGAGGGGGTCGGCCTCAGGCTCGACCCGGAGTTTCGCTCGCTCGAGTACGCGACGCCGTTCTTCAAGCGCCAGTGGCTCGAGGCTCATTCGCTGAAAACCACGGTGCGCCGCCTGGAGCGGGCGGCATCCGATGCCGCGCAGCTCGGTGCCGAGCTTCCGCGCCGCACCGAGCGACTGCTGAGCCGCCTCGAACGCGGTGAGCTCGAGCTCAACATCCGCACCGAGGGACTCGAGCGGCTCACGAATCAGTTCCAGCACATGACCAATCGCCTGGCGCTGGCCGTGGTGCTCGCCGCCTCGGTGGTGGCGCTCGGCGTGGCACTCGGCGTGCGGCGCGTGCCCGGGCTCGAGCACTATCTCAACTGGCTCTTCACGCTCGGCTTCCTGTTCTCGCTCGCGTTTGGCGTCTGGCTGATCCTCAGCATTCTGCGCTCGAATCGAAGGTGA
- a CDS encoding polysaccharide deacetylase family protein has product MSILHARQFSSWARGHLLCRVESTPGRFALSFDDGPSPRWTPRVLEVLARHGARATFFLLEPNIRRSGEVVRRMLSEGHEPALHGSRHWPVSVLPPWEIRAEVERCAEALSLVTGHRARFYRPPFGLMFPGQAKQIRSLGYEPVLGDVYPEDPQRPGTARIVRRVMRRLRAGSIVILHDGSPLGDPDRSQTVEALEAILAQAESEGLRAVTISELVGQS; this is encoded by the coding sequence ATGTCGATCCTTCACGCGCGACAATTCTCGAGCTGGGCACGCGGTCACCTCTTGTGCCGCGTGGAGTCGACGCCCGGGCGCTTCGCGCTCTCGTTCGACGATGGGCCGAGCCCGCGCTGGACTCCGCGCGTGCTCGAGGTGCTCGCACGGCACGGCGCCCGCGCGACGTTCTTCCTGCTCGAGCCCAACATCCGCAGGAGCGGAGAAGTGGTGCGCCGGATGCTGAGCGAGGGCCACGAGCCGGCGCTGCACGGGAGCCGTCACTGGCCGGTGTCGGTGCTGCCGCCGTGGGAAATCCGCGCCGAGGTCGAGCGCTGCGCCGAAGCGCTATCGTTGGTGACCGGGCATCGTGCCCGCTTTTATCGGCCGCCGTTCGGGCTGATGTTCCCGGGGCAGGCGAAGCAGATCCGCTCGCTCGGCTACGAGCCGGTGCTGGGCGACGTCTATCCCGAAGATCCGCAGCGACCGGGAACCGCGCGCATCGTGCGACGCGTGATGCGAAGACTGAGGGCTGGCTCGATTGTGATCCTTCACGATGGTTCGCCGCTCGGCGATCCCGATCGCTCGCAGACCGTGGAAGCGCTCGAGGCGATCCTCGCGCAGGCCGAATCCGAAGGTTTGCGCGCGGTGACGATTTCCGAGCTGGTGGGGCAGTCATGA
- a CDS encoding uroporphyrinogen decarboxylase family protein, which produces MTSRERVQAALRGDAVDRPPVSFWGHFYERESTARELVDATLAAQRQYGWDWVKLNPRRQYHAEPWGVRWRYTGKPAEKPVIEEWPIHGPDDWAAITPRPYDRGAFAEQIEAVRLLRAGLPAEVPILQTLFSPLAVLREMVREPAEVRSHLRSHPDRVRGALEAVTATLTPLARAFLDAGADGLYFATVDWASLDMLTAEEYRLWGRPYDLRVLAAARGAWFNVLHVCKRRNLLFELRDYPVAAFSWAATDPLNPTLADGLRELKGAVMGGITHDELATRPDPEFFVSEYQRGLEQTGGRRWLVAPGCSIPPTTPAGHLRAVKDAVEATRLIPERSR; this is translated from the coding sequence ATGACTTCACGCGAGCGAGTTCAGGCCGCGCTTCGAGGCGACGCGGTGGATCGGCCTCCGGTTTCGTTCTGGGGCCACTTCTACGAGCGCGAATCCACCGCTCGCGAGCTGGTCGACGCGACGCTCGCCGCTCAACGCCAGTACGGCTGGGATTGGGTGAAGCTCAATCCGCGGCGCCAGTACCACGCCGAGCCCTGGGGGGTGCGCTGGCGCTACACGGGCAAGCCCGCCGAGAAGCCGGTGATCGAGGAGTGGCCCATTCACGGTCCCGACGACTGGGCGGCGATCACCCCGCGACCGTACGACCGCGGCGCCTTCGCCGAGCAGATCGAGGCGGTGAGGCTGCTGCGCGCCGGACTCCCCGCCGAGGTGCCCATCCTCCAGACCCTGTTCTCGCCGCTCGCCGTGTTGCGCGAGATGGTGCGCGAGCCCGCCGAGGTTCGGTCGCACCTGCGCTCGCACCCCGATCGAGTGCGGGGCGCCCTCGAAGCGGTGACTGCGACCCTCACGCCGCTCGCTCGGGCGTTCCTCGACGCGGGCGCGGACGGCCTCTACTTCGCGACCGTGGACTGGGCGTCGCTCGATATGCTGACCGCCGAGGAGTATCGGCTCTGGGGCCGGCCCTACGATCTGCGCGTGCTCGCCGCTGCGCGCGGCGCGTGGTTCAACGTCCTGCACGTGTGCAAGCGGCGCAACCTCCTGTTCGAGCTGCGCGACTACCCGGTCGCCGCGTTCTCGTGGGCGGCGACCGATCCGCTCAATCCGACGCTCGCCGACGGCCTTCGCGAGCTGAAGGGCGCGGTGATGGGCGGCATCACTCACGACGAGCTCGCCACGCGGCCCGATCCCGAGTTCTTCGTCAGCGAGTACCAGCGCGGGCTCGAGCAGACCGGAGGCCGCCGCTGGCTGGTGGCCCCCGGCTGCTCGATTCCGCCGACCACGCCCGCGGGCCACTTGCGAGCGGTCAAGGACGCGGTGGAGGCCACACGTCTCATTCCGGAGCGTTCTCGGTGA
- a CDS encoding MFS transporter, whose protein sequence is MADPVRLPIAEHAAELRPSPRSPWAWIPTLYLAEGLPYVVVMTVSVILYKGFGISNTDIALYTSWLYLPWVVKPLWSPVVDLLGTRRTWIWAAQLVIGAGLAGVALALPGPHFFRWTLVFFWLMAFDSATHDIAADGFYLLGTTEQQQAYFVGVRNLFYRLATIAGQGALVVLAGRLQARTGDPRLAWSIAFGSLAALFVLFGVWHRFVLPRPASDRPGDARRIPEFTRAFLGTFGSFFRKPGMIVIVPFLLLYRLGEAQLVKMVAPFLLDARDRGGLALSTAQVGVVYGTVGIAALSVGGIVGGWVIARHGLKAWLWPMLFAIHLPDAVFLYLAHAQPASLAAIQACIAVEQFGYGFGFTAYLMYMMYVARGQHQTAHYAICTGFMALGMMIPGMWSGWLQDHIGYPRFFLCVILATVPSFLVTLRLPLEPGFGRKSPA, encoded by the coding sequence ATGGCCGACCCCGTCCGGCTCCCGATCGCCGAGCACGCCGCCGAACTTCGCCCGAGCCCGCGCAGTCCGTGGGCCTGGATCCCGACGCTCTATCTCGCCGAGGGACTGCCCTACGTCGTGGTGATGACCGTGTCGGTCATCCTCTACAAGGGCTTCGGGATCTCGAACACCGACATCGCGCTCTACACCAGCTGGCTCTATCTGCCCTGGGTGGTGAAACCCTTGTGGTCGCCGGTGGTGGACCTGCTCGGCACGCGCCGCACGTGGATCTGGGCCGCGCAGCTCGTGATCGGCGCCGGGCTCGCCGGCGTGGCGCTGGCGCTGCCGGGCCCGCACTTCTTCCGCTGGACGCTGGTGTTCTTCTGGCTCATGGCCTTCGACTCCGCCACCCACGACATCGCCGCCGACGGCTTCTACCTGCTCGGCACCACCGAGCAGCAGCAGGCGTACTTCGTCGGTGTCCGGAACCTCTTCTACCGCCTCGCCACCATCGCCGGGCAGGGCGCACTGGTGGTGCTCGCCGGCCGGCTCCAGGCGCGCACCGGTGATCCGCGACTCGCCTGGAGCATCGCGTTCGGTTCGCTCGCGGCGCTTTTCGTACTATTCGGCGTCTGGCATCGCTTCGTGCTGCCGCGCCCCGCGAGCGATCGCCCGGGTGACGCGCGCCGCATCCCGGAATTCACGCGCGCCTTCCTCGGCACGTTCGGCTCGTTCTTCCGCAAGCCCGGCATGATCGTAATCGTGCCGTTCCTGCTGCTCTACCGCCTGGGTGAGGCGCAGCTGGTGAAGATGGTCGCGCCCTTCCTGCTCGACGCGCGCGATCGGGGCGGGCTCGCGCTCTCCACCGCGCAGGTCGGCGTGGTCTACGGCACGGTCGGGATCGCGGCGCTCAGCGTGGGCGGGATCGTCGGCGGCTGGGTGATCGCGCGCCACGGGCTCAAGGCGTGGCTCTGGCCGATGCTGTTCGCCATCCATCTGCCCGACGCCGTCTTCCTCTACCTGGCTCACGCGCAACCGGCGAGCCTCGCGGCGATCCAGGCCTGCATCGCGGTCGAGCAGTTCGGCTACGGGTTCGGCTTCACCGCCTACCTGATGTACATGATGTACGTGGCGCGTGGCCAGCATCAGACCGCGCACTACGCGATCTGCACCGGCTTCATGGCGCTCGGGATGATGATCCCCGGCATGTGGAGCGGCTGGCTGCAGGACCACATCGGCTATCCACGCTTTTTCCTGTGCGTGATCCTCGCCACGGTTCCCAGCTTTCTCGTGACGCTCCGCCTGCCACTCGAGCCGGGGTTCGGCAGGAAATCCCCGGCGTGA
- a CDS encoding YceI family protein, with the protein MRQHSMWIAILSLWLGLLSSASAPAAANSKAKPATGGAAPAPSALAGLQLYQVDSGHSAIQFSVAWFALSHVHGTFSDFRSTVAYDSADVTRSSISVAINTASLFTANDLRDKDLKGADWFDVQKFPRAIFRSTSVEKSGDSLKIHGELTIRDLKRPVTIDARDLGIFDSPFGRRRAFAGRLALNRNDYGLVGPQRFNVVQQAGKKLLGDEVEIDLELQATAQVGDQTDGSVVDSLAKRVAAVGVGTMVSEYRGARGRAAHPDSMIVTEDALNALGYRLLRHNQNQQALEVFSLEAETWNSAFAEVGLGQSYAALGQREASADHCRRALQQVPNATRAMEILRRVEMN; encoded by the coding sequence ATGCGTCAGCATTCCATGTGGATCGCGATCCTGTCGTTGTGGCTCGGCCTCCTCAGCTCCGCGTCTGCGCCGGCGGCCGCGAATTCGAAAGCGAAGCCTGCCACTGGAGGCGCCGCTCCCGCGCCCTCAGCGCTCGCCGGGCTCCAGCTCTATCAGGTGGACAGCGGCCACAGCGCCATCCAGTTCTCGGTCGCGTGGTTCGCGTTGAGCCACGTCCACGGGACGTTTTCCGATTTCCGGTCGACGGTGGCCTACGACAGCGCCGACGTGACGCGCTCGTCGATCTCGGTGGCGATCAACACCGCGAGTCTCTTCACCGCCAACGATCTTCGCGACAAGGATCTCAAGGGCGCGGACTGGTTCGACGTCCAGAAATTTCCGCGCGCGATCTTTCGCAGCACTTCGGTGGAGAAGAGCGGCGACAGCTTGAAGATCCACGGCGAGCTGACCATCCGCGACCTCAAGCGTCCGGTGACCATCGATGCTCGCGATCTCGGCATCTTCGATTCGCCGTTCGGGCGGCGCCGGGCGTTCGCCGGTCGGCTCGCCCTCAATCGGAACGACTACGGGCTGGTGGGTCCCCAACGCTTCAACGTCGTTCAGCAGGCGGGGAAGAAGCTGCTGGGAGACGAAGTCGAGATCGACCTCGAGCTGCAGGCCACCGCGCAGGTCGGTGACCAGACCGACGGCTCGGTGGTGGACTCTCTGGCGAAGCGTGTCGCTGCCGTGGGGGTCGGAACGATGGTGAGCGAATACCGTGGCGCGCGCGGGCGCGCGGCGCATCCCGACTCGATGATCGTCACCGAAGACGCGCTGAACGCGCTCGGCTACCGGTTACTGCGCCACAACCAGAACCAGCAGGCTCTGGAGGTGTTCTCGCTCGAGGCCGAGACCTGGAATTCCGCATTCGCCGAGGTCGGGCTCGGGCAATCCTATGCCGCGCTCGGGCAGCGCGAGGCGTCGGCGGATCATTGTCGGCGGGCGCTCCAGCAGGTGCCGAATGCGACCCGCGCCATGGAGATCCTGAGAAGGGTCGAGATGAACTGA